Proteins encoded in a region of the Triplophysa dalaica isolate WHDGS20190420 chromosome 10, ASM1584641v1, whole genome shotgun sequence genome:
- the nol8 gene encoding nucleolar protein 8: protein MKRLFIGGLGHTVSEKDLKDRFGKFGDVSDVEIITRKDDLGNPLKTFGYININITDAEYKRCMGVLNKSTWKGGSLLIESAKESFLHRLAEERQQIVEQAKTPKISPLEKVGESLKAAGVENFHLKAAVPGTEIPGHKDWVVSKFGRVLPVLNLKCNGKKKVFKYDPSKHCHNIKRLEMTDDVTPVSQLTWEVPGGDDEISKKRKGEFPRQKTCPKRSKADMDSLISLFTQNNGITASPFENQQNRLGAKGNQRPADKKSVYVFDSDSEGEIRMLIAQEHLRKTKQTFTEDDDDNIEVVGDDFAVKSNVMIGNAEHDAVKSLLDSKDDEEYDSADTDEILAQRKPLCADTSKDVEAAKPSQDSQIKSRKKQEKVELKPVSSSSDSGSDEVSDDGDDDSSVDSEYEAMMDNCYRLDLSLADLENLAKKAEVAPDGENEKEPNENPKTPIASSKKKGNNPEDILASILGDETPEKENKKNLVKLVPLPAFIGTKDLFGDPATGPSEPSLKRPAQSLDNNSEVGPKRPKQDKTSVSMNKRQPSTSANLHKVSNSSSSSEDDSSSEESDLTENEDNQDVVKSLKTTHSSPQDVEKKIVSANRSNSLNKKMPKKTNSSGSSSSDSSSEESETEDQISTTHLTSSSSSPSKKVDTRPTVFHPTVPDAQKQKQDNQKRLAALEQRLKETEQQKKLIQGALSNVDAVNTNRTKHIVFDSDDDERSNKLQDKQPASQKNKLFEEDSESELDDSQEKSKQNSGGTQLFESDDDDDGGTDRFKIKPQFEGKAGRKLMALQSRFGADSRFQMGSRFLEIDDDKEVEDETAPAKNTEEELLEEKKKNLDILQSIFKTTRVEPAKAKMFKDVSALHYDPTRKDHEAFECKAKQPNVTDSKAARRKKREEAEKVPEVSKEIYFDVSADLKNVFGTPKDKDNQDATETRNEILWDEEEEDQENEKTNAQTHEDASTGFQFSFFGSDAVTETTSKTDEYKFETLKGAKFSWQADPRFQDSSSDEEGVDQVEPDQSAFSKTIGEPTPAKKTFFFFFRDDERLKEGPGMFYRSVALGEQKEAWEETRSSLQEEYRKKHRDAKRRQRPTVKT, encoded by the exons ATGAAGCGGTTGTTTATCGGTGGTCTTGGCCACACAGTGTCTGAGAAAGACCTTAAAGACAGATTTGGAAAATTTGGGGATGTATCAGATGTGGAAATCATTACGAGAAAGGATGATCTTG GCAATCCTTTAAAGACATTTGGctacattaacataaacatcacAGATGCTGAATACAAACGAT GTATGGGCGtcttaaataaatcaacatgGAAAGGTGGAAGTTTGCTGATCGAGTCAGCAAAAGAGAGCTTTCTACATCG GCTTGCTGAGGAACGACAACAAATTGTTGAGCAGGCAAAAACCCCAAAGATCAGCCCTCTGGAGAAGGTGGGGGAGTCTCTCAAAGCTGCCGGCGTCGAGAACTTTCATTTAAAGGCTGCAGTTCCAGGAACTGAAATTCCCGGACATAAG GATTGGGTTGTGAGTAAATTTGGGAGGGTCCTTCCTGTTCTCAACCTCAAATGTAACGGAAAGAAGAAA GTCTTCAAGTACGATCCATCCAAACACTGCCATAACATCAAGAGACTTGAGATGACAGACGACGTTACACCGGTGTCCCAGCTAACATGGGAGGTTCCAGGTGGAGATGATGAAATCAGTAAGAAAAGAAAAGGAGAGTTTCCGAGGCAGAAAACATGCCCCAAAAGATCAAAAGCAGATATGGATTCATTGATCAGCCTTTTCACCCAAAACAATGGAATTACTGCATCACCTTTTGAGAACCAACAAAACCGACTAGGTGCTAAAGGAAACCAAAGACCTGCTGataaaaaatcagtttatgTGTTTGACAGTGATTCTGAAGGCGAAATCAGGATGTTGATTGCTCAAGAACATTTGAGAAAGACGAAACAGACCTTCACTGAGGACGATGACGACAACATTGAGGTGGTCGGGGATGACTTTGCTGTTAAGTCCAATGTCATGATTGGCAATGCTGAACACGATGCTGTGAAATCCCTGCTCGATTCCAAAGATGATGAGGAGTATGATTCAGCAGACACAGATGAGATACTCGCTCAGAGAAAGCCTCTCTGTGCAGACACATCCAAGGACGTAGAAGCTGCAAAACCCAGTCAAGACTCCCAAATAAAATCCAGGAAGAAGCAAGAAAAAGTTGAATTGAAACCTGTTAGCTCTTCATCAGACAGTGGTAGCGATGAGGTATccgatgatggtgatgatgatagCAGCGTTGATTCTGAGTATGAAGCTATGATGGATAACTGCTACCGATTAGATCTTTCCCTTGCAGACTTGGAAAACCTAGCAAAAAAGGCAGAGGTGGCGCCAGACGGTGAGAACGAAAAAGAACCCAACGAGAACCCCAAGACCCCAATTGCATCTAGCAAGAAAAAAGGCAATAACCCAGAAGATATTCTGGCATCCATCCTCGGGGACGAAACTCctgagaaagaaaacaagaagaaTTTGGTGAAACTAGTACCTCTCCCTGCTTTCATCGGAACGAAAGATCTCTTCGGAGATCCTGCAACCGGTCCGTCAGAACCCAGTTTGAAAAGACCGGCCCAGAGTTTAGACAATAACTCAGAAGTAGGTCCCAAGAGaccaaaacaagacaaaacaagtGTCTCGATGAACAAACGTCAACCATCCACAAGTGCGAATTTGCACAAAGTCTCCAACTCTAGTTCTTCATCAGAAGATGATTCTTCTAGCGAGGAATCAGATCTCACTGAAAACGAAGACAATCAAGATGTAGTCAAAAGTCTAAAAACCACCCATTCGTCGCCACAAGACGTTGAGAAAAAGATTGTCAGTGCTAATAGGTCAAACAGCCTAAACAAAAAGATGCccaagaaaacaaacagctcCGGATCCTCCAGCAGTGACTCTTCCAGTGAAGAATCAGAAACCGAGGACCAGATCTCCACAACTCATCTGACGAGTTCCAGTTCTTCCCCCTCAAAGAAAGTTGACACACGTCCCACAGTTTTTCACCCAACCGTTCCTGATGCtcagaaacaaaaacaggacaACCAGAAACGTCTCGCGGCTCTGGAGCAGAGACTTAAAGAGACGGAACAGCAGAAGAAATTGATTCAAGGAGCTCTGTCAAATGTG gatGCCGTGAACACAAACCGGACCAAACACATCGTGTTCGATTCCGATGATGACGAAAGGTCAAACAAGCTACAAGACAAACAACCAGCAAGCCAGAAAAACAAACTCTTCGAGGAGGATTCGGAATCTGAACTTGATGATTCGCAAGAAAAG TCAAAACAAAATTCTGGCGGCACCCAACTGTTCGAGagcgatgatgatgatgatggcgGGACAGATCGTTTTAAGATCAAGCCCCAGTTTGAGGGCAAAGCTGGACGGAAG CTCATGGCACTGCAGTCGAGATTTGGGGCAGATTCGAGGTTCCAGATGGGTTCTAGATTTCTGGAAATTGATGACGATAAGGAAGTTGAAG ATGAAACGGCTCCAGCAaagaacacagaggaagaacTTCTTgaggagaaaaagaaaaatctcgATATTCTCCAGAGCATATTCAAAACCACCAGAGTAGAACCTGCGAAGGCCAAGATGTTTAA AGATGTTTCGGCCCTGCATTACGACCCGACACGAAAGGATCATGAAGCGTTTGAGTGCAAGGCTAAGCAACCAAACGTGACAGACAG CAAAGCAGCGAGGCGAAAGAAACGTGAGGAAGCCGAAAAAGTCCCGGAAGTATCGAAAGAGATTTACTTCGACGTGTCGGCGGATCTGAAGAACGTGTTCGGGACACCGAAAGATAAAGACAATCAAGACGCCACAGAAACAAGAAACGAGATTTTGTGggatgaagaggaggaagaTCAAGAAAATGAAAAGACTAACGCACAAACCCATGAAGACGCTTCTACCGGATTTCAGTTCTCCTTCTTTGGGAGTGACGCTGTTACCGAAACAACCAGCAAAACAG ACGAATATAAATTCGAGACGTTGAAAGGGGCAAAGTTCTCCTGGCAAGCGGATCCACGTTTCCAGGACAGCAGCTCAGATGAGGAGGGCGTGGACCAGGTCGAGCCGGACCAATCAGCTTTCAGCAAAACCATAGG AGAACCAACTCCAGCGAAgaaaacgtttttctttttcttccgaGATGATGAACGTTTAAAAG AGGGTCCTGGCATGTTCTATAGAAGTGTTGCATTAGGAGAGCAGAAGGAAGCCTGGGAAGAAACAAGGTCCTCGCTCCAAGAG gAGTATCGtaagaaacacagagatgccaAAAGACGCCAGAGGCCGACGGTGAAAACctga
- the wu:fb55g09 gene encoding coiled-coil domain-containing glutamate-rich protein 1: MCGRGTMCHWEAHGDRNSVKETEKLKNDWRRGDGESKHRWQKSGRKQGRRAHGLKMRKNRARAPGAVVSLRPAHRAPGMRAPRNTNQFLMHEKYQMMHMKSDSVGTESGSDCEMNFADMDSYLGVLENARGALLDIPDMPSPPTFYARQRTQTFTFFNFDQEESMQYFPSEDDVMQSEDFMQRDFKEFCETVSTVAPCV; encoded by the coding sequence ATGTGCGGAAGGGGCACGATGTGCCATTGGGAGGCGCACGGCGACAGGAATTCCGTCAAGGAGACGGAGAAACTCAAGAACGACTGGAGGAGAGGCGATGGGGAAAGCAAGCACCGATGGCAGAAATCGGGAAGGAAGCAGGGAAGAAGGGCGCACGGTCTAAAAATGCGCAAAAACCGCGCGAGAGCGCCCGGTGCGGTGGTGTCGTTGCGCCCTGCGCACCGAGCACCTGGCATGAGGGCGCCCAGGAACACCAACCAGTTCCTCATGCACGAGAAATACCAGATGATGCATATGAAATCGGACTCGGTTGGCACGGAGAGCGGCTCCGATTGCGAAATGAACTTCGCGGATATGGACTCGTACCTGGGCGTGCTCGAGAATGCCCGAGGCGCACTGCTGGACATTCCCGATATGCCCTCGCCACCCACGTTTTACGCACGGCAGAGGACACAGACGTTCACCTTCTTCAACTTCGACCAAGAAGAAAGCATGCAGTATTTCCCATCTGAAGACGACGTGATGCAAAGCGAGGATTTCATGCAAAGAGACTTCAAAGAGTTTTGTGAGACTGTCAGCACTGTGGCACCATGTGTTTAG